A genomic region of Sphingobium sp. HWE2-09 contains the following coding sequences:
- a CDS encoding TonB-dependent receptor, with product MGDEGPPFLKDLRAGQPRQWGIELMTTRLCTALRLTLKASAIALAMPAQAQDADQGAEQSADKIIVTAQRENQTGVTHGGSIGVLGNKKAEDVPFAVKSYNSALILNQQPQTLGQVLDNDPSVRTSYGFGNAAEQFVIRGFALAGDDIGFDGLYGITPRQLIAPELYESVQVLNGSSAFLNGAAPGGTAIGGSVNLMPKRAGAKPLTRLTANYTSSAHFGGNFDFSRRFGANGEWGVRVNGAARRGDVGIDNEFRSAYLLGGAIDYDSGPLRLSLHLAYQKVRVNQLRPKLTLPAAITAIPRVPKAAANYGQPYYFTDLRDIYGQFRAEYDLADNTMVYAAFGARDGSEDGYYSTLSLLNATTGAASVSGSRIPRTDNNEALQAGIRVKLAAGGITHEFNFGGTMNWLVNRNAFEFYAISSGTNNIYDPVTVPEPGTVTSRGGNMADPFPISRIRLLTTFASDTVGFLDDHILLTGGLRLQQITVKTYAANAIPNRGIAAGGLSAEYSKDAVTPVVGLVVKPVAGLSLYANRIEALVQGAIAPAMSGGFNIVNVGEALEPYKSTQYEVGGKLTFDSVTASLSFFTTDRATQILERVPAPPANSARFVASGLQRNRGIELSVQAEPVDGLRVIAGGSVIDARLRRQTNGLNEGNKVSGVPDYLMNGNVEWDIPFIRALTLTGRVVYTGDQPANNNNTLELPSWTRFDAGARYVALVADKPLTLRFSVDNITNKRYWATAFDSSRPDLLQGAPRTFKLSASIDL from the coding sequence TTGGGCGATGAAGGCCCGCCGTTCCTAAAAGACCTGCGCGCGGGACAGCCGCGCCAATGGGGGATTGAATTGATGACGACCCGCTTATGCACCGCCCTTCGCCTGACGCTTAAAGCGTCGGCCATCGCATTGGCGATGCCGGCACAGGCGCAGGATGCCGATCAAGGTGCCGAGCAGAGCGCCGACAAGATCATCGTCACCGCGCAGCGGGAGAACCAGACCGGCGTGACACACGGGGGGAGTATCGGTGTCCTTGGAAACAAGAAGGCCGAGGACGTGCCGTTCGCTGTCAAGAGCTACAACAGCGCGCTGATCCTCAATCAGCAGCCGCAAACCCTCGGCCAGGTGCTTGACAACGATCCCTCCGTGCGCACCAGCTACGGGTTCGGCAACGCGGCCGAACAGTTCGTAATCCGCGGGTTCGCGCTGGCGGGCGACGATATCGGCTTCGATGGTCTCTACGGGATCACCCCGCGGCAGCTGATCGCGCCCGAGCTTTATGAATCGGTGCAGGTGCTGAACGGATCTAGCGCGTTTCTAAACGGCGCGGCACCGGGCGGGACGGCAATTGGCGGTAGCGTAAACCTCATGCCCAAGCGCGCAGGCGCGAAGCCGCTCACCCGGCTGACGGCCAACTACACATCGAGCGCCCATTTCGGTGGGAACTTCGATTTCAGTCGTCGCTTCGGCGCGAATGGCGAATGGGGCGTGCGGGTCAACGGTGCTGCGCGCCGGGGCGACGTCGGGATCGATAACGAGTTCCGCAGCGCGTATCTGCTTGGTGGGGCGATCGACTATGATAGCGGCCCGCTACGCCTGTCCCTCCACCTCGCATATCAGAAGGTCCGCGTGAACCAGCTTCGCCCAAAGTTGACGCTACCCGCGGCGATCACCGCGATCCCAAGAGTGCCGAAGGCGGCCGCGAATTATGGTCAGCCCTACTACTTTACGGACCTTCGTGACATCTACGGTCAGTTCAGAGCGGAATATGACCTGGCCGATAATACGATGGTCTACGCGGCCTTCGGCGCGCGTGACGGATCCGAGGACGGATACTACAGCACGCTCTCGCTGCTGAACGCCACGACTGGGGCCGCCTCCGTCTCGGGCTCGCGCATTCCCCGCACCGACAACAACGAGGCGCTGCAGGCGGGCATTCGGGTGAAGCTCGCCGCCGGTGGCATCACGCACGAGTTCAACTTCGGTGGGACGATGAACTGGCTGGTCAACCGCAACGCGTTCGAGTTCTATGCGATCTCGTCCGGCACGAACAACATCTACGATCCCGTCACCGTCCCCGAGCCGGGGACCGTCACGTCGCGCGGGGGCAACATGGCCGATCCGTTCCCCATCTCGCGCATCCGACTGCTGACGACGTTCGCATCGGACACGGTTGGCTTCCTTGATGACCACATCCTGCTGACCGGCGGCCTGCGCCTGCAGCAGATCACGGTGAAGACCTATGCGGCGAACGCCATCCCGAACCGCGGCATCGCGGCTGGCGGACTTTCCGCCGAGTACAGCAAGGATGCGGTCACGCCGGTGGTCGGACTGGTTGTCAAGCCGGTCGCCGGCCTCTCGCTCTACGCCAATCGCATCGAGGCACTGGTTCAGGGTGCGATCGCCCCGGCGATGAGCGGCGGGTTTAATATTGTGAACGTGGGCGAGGCGCTCGAACCCTACAAGTCGACGCAGTACGAGGTCGGCGGCAAGCTCACCTTTGACTCGGTGACCGCAAGCCTGTCGTTCTTCACGACCGATCGCGCCACGCAGATCCTGGAACGCGTGCCTGCTCCGCCTGCCAATTCAGCAAGGTTTGTGGCCTCCGGCCTGCAGCGCAACCGCGGCATCGAGCTAAGCGTGCAGGCGGAGCCGGTTGACGGCCTTCGCGTCATTGCCGGTGGATCTGTCATCGACGCTCGCCTCCGCCGTCAGACCAACGGCCTTAACGAGGGCAACAAGGTCTCGGGTGTCCCCGACTATCTGATGAACGGCAATGTCGAATGGGACATTCCGTTTATTCGAGCGCTTACGCTGACCGGTCGCGTCGTCTACACCGGCGACCAGCCCGCCAACAATAATAACACGCTCGAGTTGCCGAGCTGGACGCGGTTCGATGCGGGTGCTCGCTACGTCGCGCTGGTGGCGGACAAGCCGCTCACGCTGCGGTTCAGCGTCGATAACATCACGAACAAGCGCTATTGGGCGACGGCCTTCGACAGCTCCCGACCTGATCTTCTCCAAGGCGCACCGCGCACCTTCAAACTGTCGGCATCCATCGACCTTTAA
- a CDS encoding YybH family protein — translation MATKPELARTPEDIVPSLLAHFNSMDVDIMCGFYEQDAILISANGESQRGIPAIREELLKYYSVQLPMVIIPRHVFVADTIASLVLDWNIVGKTPTGEDFHMVATSNDIARRGEDGHWRYIIDNPFGTQVRQLG, via the coding sequence ATGGCTACCAAGCCCGAACTAGCCCGCACTCCCGAGGATATCGTCCCCTCGCTGCTCGCGCACTTCAATTCGATGGACGTCGACATCATGTGCGGATTCTACGAGCAGGATGCAATCCTGATCAGCGCGAATGGCGAGAGCCAGCGCGGCATCCCGGCGATTCGCGAGGAATTGTTGAAATACTATAGCGTACAACTCCCGATGGTCATTATCCCGCGGCATGTGTTCGTTGCCGACACGATCGCGTCGCTCGTCCTCGACTGGAACATCGTTGGCAAGACGCCGACCGGTGAGGATTTCCACATGGTCGCGACCTCGAACGACATTGCCCGCCGCGGAGAGGACGGCCACTGGCGCTACATCATCGATAACCCCTTCGGTACGCAGGTCCGCCAGCTCGGCTGA
- a CDS encoding nuclear transport factor 2 family protein: MLRTTMLLGALLASPAPAQLAPGDRMPPEIGAAYGRLGKAMMAHDATGVRAVWAEDFVVNSPNNTVIGREEVIRVMEQDFLDYRDFHKHISFVGEKPEVTVIMGYDTMIPLKGPGAGKQVMRPFTDIWAKRKAGWQLIARQATIAAAN; the protein is encoded by the coding sequence ATGCTCAGAACGACCATGTTGCTAGGGGCGCTACTCGCCTCGCCCGCTCCCGCCCAACTCGCTCCCGGCGATCGAATGCCTCCCGAGATCGGTGCGGCCTATGGAAGACTTGGAAAGGCCATGATGGCTCATGACGCTACAGGAGTTAGAGCTGTCTGGGCTGAAGATTTCGTCGTCAATTCTCCAAACAACACCGTGATCGGACGCGAGGAGGTGATCCGCGTCATGGAGCAAGACTTCCTCGACTATCGAGACTTTCACAAGCACATCAGCTTCGTCGGCGAAAAGCCAGAGGTGACTGTGATTATGGGGTATGACACGATGATCCCGTTGAAGGGGCCAGGCGCTGGCAAGCAAGTTATGCGACCATTCACCGATATCTGGGCGAAGCGGAAGGCTGGTTGGCAGCTCATCGCTCGTCAAGCAACAATCGCGGCTGCGAACTAG
- a CDS encoding alpha/beta hydrolase-fold protein, with protein sequence MKRALIVSLALMVESSRVLAQPAATPAAPASAVIEDFKPSTLNQPGQAYPQVNSQGYVRFKVIAPGAKAVRATLGLGGRGGTTLAKAPDGSWMGTSEGPLDQGFHYYHLNVDGGTFNDPGTLNFYGSIRWESGIEVPARDADFYALKDVPHGQVSQVLFPSPSTGTQRRAFVYTPPGYDAKLKERYPVLYLQHGWGEDETAWSNQGHANLIMDNLIAAGKTRPFIIVMTYGMTNDARPGTLPSFDIKPFQTVLVNELVPFVDTHFRTLSDQRHRALAGLSMGGFETKAIAPANLDKFSHIGLFSGGSFSLDDVNKMPGFKDKVKLVFVSFGSRELDGGFARGPAGTPRRNPLAESDALKKAGYPSVFYVSQDTAHEFQSWRRSLREFAPLLFRD encoded by the coding sequence ATGAAGCGGGCCTTGATCGTGAGCCTTGCCTTGATGGTCGAGAGCAGCCGCGTACTGGCTCAGCCCGCAGCGACGCCTGCCGCACCCGCATCTGCGGTGATTGAGGATTTCAAACCCTCCACCCTCAATCAGCCTGGGCAGGCTTATCCCCAGGTCAACTCCCAAGGATATGTCCGGTTCAAGGTGATCGCACCTGGGGCCAAGGCGGTACGTGCGACGCTGGGCCTTGGTGGAAGGGGCGGCACGACGCTGGCAAAAGCGCCGGACGGATCATGGATGGGCACCTCGGAAGGTCCCCTCGACCAAGGCTTCCATTACTATCATCTCAATGTCGATGGCGGCACCTTCAACGATCCTGGCACCCTCAACTTCTACGGTAGCATCCGCTGGGAAAGTGGGATCGAAGTACCCGCGCGGGATGCCGACTTCTATGCGCTCAAGGATGTGCCGCATGGACAGGTTTCACAAGTCCTCTTCCCCTCTCCCAGCACGGGCACGCAGCGGCGCGCATTCGTTTACACGCCGCCGGGCTACGATGCGAAGCTCAAGGAACGCTACCCGGTTCTCTATCTCCAGCACGGCTGGGGCGAGGATGAGACCGCTTGGTCCAATCAAGGCCACGCCAACCTGATCATGGACAACCTGATCGCCGCCGGAAAGACCCGGCCGTTCATCATCGTCATGACATATGGCATGACGAACGACGCGCGGCCTGGCACCTTGCCCAGCTTCGACATCAAGCCGTTCCAGACCGTACTGGTGAACGAATTGGTCCCCTTCGTCGACACGCACTTCCGCACCCTGTCGGATCAGAGGCATCGCGCACTTGCGGGCTTGTCGATGGGCGGCTTCGAGACCAAGGCGATTGCGCCCGCAAACCTCGACAAGTTTTCCCATATCGGTCTGTTCAGCGGCGGCAGCTTCTCGCTTGACGACGTCAACAAGATGCCGGGCTTCAAGGACAAGGTGAAGTTGGTCTTCGTCAGCTTCGGCAGCCGGGAACTGGACGGTGGCTTTGCCCGTGGACCTGCAGGAACGCCCCGGCGCAATCCGCTCGCGGAATCCGATGCGCTCAAGAAGGCAGGCTATCCCAGCGTCTTCTATGTGTCGCAGGACACTGCCCACGAGTTCCAATCGTGGCGACGCAGTCTGCGCGAATTTGCGCCCCTCCTCTTCCGTGACTGA
- the ada gene encoding bifunctional DNA-binding transcriptional regulator/O6-methylguanine-DNA methyltransferase Ada → MAPNPNHNSGDPAARGFADREACLAAIARRDPKADGRFWYSVTTTGIFCRPSCHSKRAQPQHIQIHDTLNDARATGFRACRRCNPEGPSIIEQNDLIVAAACRRIEAAETELSLAKLADGAGLSISHFHRVFKGVTGVTPRDYAFAQRAIRVRRGLARGKTVTSVLYEAGFNSSGRFYEKSGSMLGMTPTAYRSGGVNETIRFAVGQCSLGAILVASSKRGVAAILIGDDPGLLLADLQDRFPSANLIGADHRYEQLVAHVVALVENPRRGHDLPLDVRGTAFQQRVWRALLNVPPGETVSYAELTDRIGAPKSVQDVASACAANNLAIAIPCHRVVKSNGSFLGYAWGIDRKRQLLDQERNTFDAA, encoded by the coding sequence ATGGCCCCAAACCCAAACCATAACTCCGGAGATCCCGCTGCACGAGGCTTCGCTGACCGCGAGGCGTGCCTCGCGGCCATCGCCCGGCGTGATCCAAAGGCCGACGGGCGGTTCTGGTATTCCGTCACAACAACTGGCATCTTCTGTCGGCCGTCCTGCCACTCGAAGCGCGCGCAGCCCCAGCACATCCAGATCCATGACACGCTGAATGACGCGCGCGCGACTGGCTTCCGCGCATGTCGCCGGTGCAATCCGGAAGGTCCCAGCATCATTGAGCAGAACGATCTGATCGTCGCCGCTGCATGCCGCAGGATCGAAGCGGCCGAAACTGAGCTGTCGCTCGCCAAGCTGGCAGATGGCGCGGGGCTCAGCATCAGCCACTTCCACCGAGTCTTTAAGGGCGTTACCGGTGTTACGCCGCGCGACTACGCTTTCGCGCAGCGCGCCATCCGCGTCCGCAGGGGCCTAGCGCGCGGCAAAACTGTAACCTCGGTCCTCTACGAGGCCGGATTCAACTCCAGCGGGCGCTTCTACGAGAAGTCAGGCTCCATGCTCGGTATGACGCCGACCGCTTACCGCAGCGGGGGCGTAAATGAGACCATCCGCTTCGCCGTGGGGCAATGCTCGCTGGGAGCTATCCTTGTCGCGTCCAGCAAGCGCGGGGTCGCCGCCATTCTCATCGGCGACGATCCCGGATTGCTCCTCGCGGACCTTCAGGACCGATTTCCGAGCGCTAACTTGATAGGCGCGGACCACAGATACGAGCAGTTAGTCGCGCATGTTGTCGCGCTTGTCGAGAATCCGCGCCGTGGCCATGACCTTCCGCTGGACGTCCGCGGTACGGCCTTCCAACAACGTGTTTGGCGCGCGCTGCTTAACGTGCCGCCAGGCGAGACCGTTTCCTATGCGGAGTTGACAGATCGCATCGGAGCCCCCAAATCTGTCCAAGACGTCGCCAGCGCCTGCGCGGCAAATAACTTGGCGATCGCGATCCCGTGTCACCGCGTGGTCAAAAGCAACGGATCATTCCTCGGTTATGCGTGGGGAATTGATCGAAAGCGGCAGCTTCTCGATCAGGAGCGCAACACTTTTGACGCAGCGTAA